The Elgaria multicarinata webbii isolate HBS135686 ecotype San Diego chromosome 1, rElgMul1.1.pri, whole genome shotgun sequence genome has a window encoding:
- the KCNA3 gene encoding potassium voltage-gated channel subfamily A member 3: protein MDEHLSLLRSPAAPSSCRHPRGGSSGSRVGGVSAVGSSHHNLGYSEQLFPEGALSGPEEGQEEEEDEEEEDDDDDEELEGGMIVVGGEDPLIDETQNPHAPLGGERYDHPIAHTLPPPNHHPVGNSGDGEHECCERVVINISGLRFETQLKTLAQFPETLLGDPRKRMRYFDPLRNEYFFDRNRPSFDAILYYYQSGGRIRRPVNVPIDIFSEEIRFYQLGEVAMEKFREDEGFIREEQRPLPEKEFQRQVWLLFEYPESSGPARGIAIVSVLVILISIVIFCLETLPEFRDDRDYESTAGTFGTGGGPFVADVFTNSSSPATSMVSSFTDPFFVVETLCIIWFSFELLVRFFACPSKPTFSKNIMNIIDIVAIIPYFITLGTELAERQGNGQQAMSLAILRVIRLVRVFRIFKLSRHSKGLQILGQTLKASMRELGLLIFFLFIGVILFSSAVYFAEADDPSSSFSSIPDAFWWAVVTMTTVGYGDMHPVTIGGKIVGSLCAIAGVLTIALPVPVIVSNFNYFYHRETEGEEQAQYMHVGSCQHLSSTEELRKARSNSTLSKSEYMVIEEGGISNSAFKQATFKTGNCTATNNPNCVNIKKIFTDV from the coding sequence ATGGACGAGCACCTGAGCCTTCTGCGCTCGCCGGCCGCCCCGTCCTCTTGCAGGCACCCGaggggcggcagcagcggcagccgcGTCGGCGGCGTCAGCGCGGTGGGGAGCAGCCACCACAACTTGGGCTACAGCGAGCAGCTCTTCCCCGAGGGCGCGCTCTCCGGCCCTGAGGaagggcaggaggaagaggaagacgaagaggaggaagacgacgacgacgacgaggagctTGAGGGGGGCATGATTGTGGTGGGTGGAGAGGACCCTCTGATCGACGAGACCCAGAACCCCCATGCCCCGCTGGGAGGGGAGCGCTATGATCACCCTATTGCCCACACATTGCCGCCCCCCAACCATCACCCGGTGGGCAACAGTGGGGATGGAGAGCATGAGTGTTGTGAGCGGGTGGTGATCAACATCTCCGGCCTGCGGTTCGAGACCCAGCTCAAGACACTGGCCCAGTTCCCGGAGACATTGCTGGGTGACCCCCGCAAGAGGATGCGCTACTTTGACCCCCTCCgcaatgaatatttctttgacCGCAACCGGCCCAGCTTCGATGCCATCCTCTACTACTACCAGTCCGGAGGCCGCATCCGGCGCCCTGTCAATGTCCCCATTGACATCTTTTCAGAAGAGATCCGTTTCTATCAGTTGGGCGAGGTGGCCATGGAAAAATTTAGAGAAGATGAAGGTTTCATTCGTGAGGAGcagagacctctgcctgagaaGGAATTCCAACGCCAGGTGTGGCTCCTCTTTGAGTACCCGGAGAGTTCTGGACCAGCTCGGGGCATTGCTATAGTCTCTGTCTTAGTTATCCTCATCTCCATTGTCATTTTCTGCCTAGAAACCTTGCCTGAGTTCAGAGATGACCGTGACTATGAAAGCACTGCAGGGACATTTGGGACTGGTGGTGGTCCTTTTGTGGCAGATGTGTTCACCAATTCGTCTTCCCCAGCGACCTCCATGGTGTCATCTTTCACTGATCCCTTTTTTGTGGTGGAGACTCTGTGCATTATCTGGTTCTCCTTTGAGCTGCTTGTCCGCTTCTTTGCTTGCCCCAGCAAGCCCACCTTCTCCAAGAACATTATGAACATAATTGACATTGTAGCCATTATACCTTATTTCATCACTTTGGGTACTGAGTTGGCTGAGAGGCAGGGGAATGGTCAACAAGCGATGTCTCTGGCTATCCTCAGAGTCATCCGGCTAGTTAGAGTCTTTCGTATATTCAAGCTTTCTCGGCACTCCAAGGGGTTGCAGATCTTGGGACAAACCCTCAAGGCCAGCATGAGGGAACTGGGCTTGCTCATATTCTTCCTCTTCATTGGAGTTATCCTCTTTTCTAGTGCTGTCTACTTTGCAGAAGCTGATGATCCCAGCTCAAGTTTCAGCAGTATCCCTGATGCCTTTTGGTGGGCAGTAGTGACCATGACCACGGTGGGTTATGGGGACATGCACCCGGTCACTATCGGAGGCAAAATAGTAGGGTCTCTCTGTGCCATAGCTGGGGTGCTGACCATTGCCTTGCCCGTTCCTGTGATAGTCTCCAACTTCAACTACTTTTATCACCGGGAAACAGAAGGTGAAGAACAAGCCCAGTATATGCATGTAGGAAGCTGCCAGCACCTCTCCTCCACTGAGGAGCTGAGAAAGGCTCGTAGCAACTCCACTCTCAGCAAGTCAGAGTACATGGTGATAGAAGAGGGAGGCATCAGTAATAGTGCATTCAAACAGGCTACCTTTAAAACAggcaactgcacagccacaaaCAATCCTAACTGTGTGAATATTAAAAAGATCTTTACAGATGTTTAA